The following are encoded in a window of Myxocyprinus asiaticus isolate MX2 ecotype Aquarium Trade chromosome 17, UBuf_Myxa_2, whole genome shotgun sequence genomic DNA:
- the LOC127454719 gene encoding NADP-dependent oxidoreductase domain-containing protein 1-like yields the protein MCACGVCLHTGPFVKKETSKTHLSVGILGRGQMGKQLAMVLLQVSSLMPSNMNTSTKRPETLGGISLDQRWVSAVLYTLLHMCMAEKLGSGKALQLLNECILLV from the exons ATGTGCGCATGCGGTGTTTGTCTGCATACTGGTCCATTTGTTAAG AAGGAAACTTCTAAAACACATCTGTCTGTTGGCATACTGGGTAGAGGACAGATGGGCAAACAGCTGGCTATGGTTTTACTGCAAGTGTCCAGCCTCATGCCATCTAATATGAACACCTCGACTAAAAGACCTGAGACTTTAG GTGGCATCTCCCTGGACCAGAGATGGGTGTCTGCTGTGCTGTACACTCTCCTCCACATGTGTATGGCAGAAAAACTGGGTTCCGGAAAGGCTCTTCAACTGCTCAATGAGTGCATTCTGTTAGTCTGA